In Saprospiraceae bacterium, the sequence CACATTCTTGAGTGAATCTTTGTGCTCTGCACTGGCTTGGGTATGTCCAAATAGTGATACAAAGCATAAAAATACAGTGCCGATAAGAGCAATTTTGTTTTTAACCATTAGTAAAAAAATTTTGAGTTAATAAATTCTAATAATCGTGAAAATAAAAAAAATGGTGTTAAATGTGCCCTTTCTTTCAAAAAAAGTCACTCAATTCAATGGATTCTCCATCATTTCACACTTTTAATTCTTCTTCAAACCTTTGGCAGTACGATCATCAGGCTTCGGAGCCGGTGTCATTTTAAATGGTTTGGTCTGCACCAATTTCATCACTTCTTCGACTACCCTTTCGATTTGTGGATCTCTCCCCTTGACCAGTAAATTTGGATCATCTGTCACTTTTATATCAGGTGATACACCCTCACCTTCCCAAAACCAGTGACCAGCATTGTCATACAGTCTGGCGTCTGGCACAGTGATACTTCCGCCATCGATCAATCGATGACCGGTGGCAGGCCCCACTAAAATGCCAAGGGTTCTTTCTCCAACTATGGGCCCTGCTTTTAATACTTTGAAGGCCCAAGGCAATCCATCACCGCCTGATCCAGCCCAACCATTGATCAACATGCCTTTGGGGCCTGGATTGGTCTCCAATGGCTGCGTAAGATCCCTTCCATGCCGCCAATGCAGATTGTATACTACAGGTTTAGTCAATATTTCAAGAAAACGGTCAGCCAGCTGACCACCTCCATTAAATCGCTCATCAATGATAAATCCTTTTTTGTCCAGTTGACCATAATACATTTTAACCAATTCCATTTGTCCCTGGGCAGAAGTATTGGACATGTATACATAGCCTAATTGACCATTAGAGAGTTTATCAACCATTTTGCGATTTTGCTCTAGCCATTCTAAGTACCTAAGATTGGATTCCTCATTTTGGGCAAGACATTTGACCACCACTTGTTTAGCATCTTCTGATTTGCCGGTTCTGGATATCATCAATGAAACAGTTTGCCCGGACAGGCCTTCAAAAGCGGCATATGGATCCAACATCGGCTGAATGGTCTGACCATTAACTGATAGGATATAATCACCAGATTGAACATCTACTCCAGGGCGGTCAAATGGTGATCTGGCATCGGTATCCCAGGCTGCAGGATAAACGATACGTTTAATACGATACATATTATTGTTCAATTCCCAGTCGATACCCAAAAATCCGGTGACCCGGGGAGTTACATCCTCCAGATCTCCTCCACTGGAATAGGTATGCCCGGCACTCAGCTCTGAGACCAATTGCGATTGAATATTTAATACATCCCAACGGGTACGGGCATCATTGATCATGGGACCGTATCGTTTTTTCATTTCATTCCAATCTACTTGCTGCATAGCAGGATCATAGAAAAAATCTCTGTGCAAGCGCCAGGTATCATTAAAAATTTGCTTCCATTCTTCTTTGGCAATCCAATTCATCGACAACCCTTTAGTAGGTATTGGTTTCTCAATCTTTTGTGCCGGATCCGGTTTTATAATACCATAAGCCCCTTTACTATTGACTAATATCGCCTTGCGATCTGCCGTCAAACTTACCTGATTGATATCGGCCATCACCAGCTTGTCTTCTTTCTTAATTAAATCATATACATTCAGACTATTGGAGTTGTCTCCTGAACCAGAATTTGGTGTTCGAAAATAAACAAGTTTTCCCTCGAAGGCTGCCAAACCACCTATATTTCCCGCTATGATCGGCAAAATGGCGATCCGGGATTCGATGTGGTCAAAATCAATTTTTACTTCAAGTTTATTAGTATCCTTTGGGGGTTTCTTTTCATCAAAAAGGTCATTTTTGGGAGCCAATAAGGAGGGTACATCTTTCCTGAGTGAAAGCGCAGCCACCATAGTAGAATTAGGGTAGACCCAGGTACCATCATTCAAATCAGAATAAACTGCAGCCATCTCCCTATTGGTGGTATAAAACAAATATTTTCCGTCCACTGAAAATTCGGGTGTATCATCATTATAAAACCCACTCGTCACCTGGTGTTTGGTTTTAGTGTCTACTTCATAGGCCATGATGGCAAAATGATTGTTTTCCATTGCTTTGGTATAAGCCAGCCACTTACTATCCGGCGACCATGCCAGCGTGTAATTGAATTTAGCACTGTGTGGAATATTCAAAACTGTATGATCCACCAGGACGATAGTTCCGGCACTATCGACAATAGAAATATTGTTTTTTTCATCGATAAAAGCTATCCTTTTAGAGTCTGGAGACCAGTTAAGATTATAGCCAAATCCTATGTTGCGATTGGTCAGTTTTCTTAAAGGCCATGCTTTATCTGGTGACTGAAGATAAATCTCAAACTCTCCTGACTGATCAGACCAATAGGCTATTTGTTTTCCATTAGGTGACCAGGAAGGATTTCGATCAAAACTACCACTACTGGAGGTAAGGTTGAGGGTGTAGCCTTCTGTGACCGGCACATTAAACAATTCACCCCGCGCTTCAAATACAATGCGTTTGCCTTCTGGCGAAGCAGTCATATTGGTAATGGACCTGGATACATCTTTGGCCTGTGGCAATTCCAACGACAGGTCACTGACGATATTCACCGGCACCTCTTTATATTTTTGGGACTTTAGATCCAGGAGGTAGAGCGCTCCTCCTGCTTCGAACACCAGATCTTTGGACCCTGCAGACATGTACATAATATCAAAATCCTTAAATTTGGTGAGTTGCTCGGATTTTTTAGTTCTCGTATCATAGGACCAAACATTGAGGCGCATATTATCATCCCGATCTGATAGAAAATAAATACGCTCTCCTGACCAGGATGGTTTGCCATCTATCGCATCACTATTAGTTATATTTTCGGCGGTGTTCGTCTTTAGATTAAAAATAAAAATATCTGACGCCAAGCCTCCTCTATATCTTTTAAAAGGGTAGTTCTCTGAGATCTTGGTGATATAGGCTAAATTATTACCATCCGGAGAAAAACTGGCTAGTTCTCCATAAGGTATGGCAAGTTTAATAGGCAGTCCACCGGATTTCGATACCAAAAAAAACTGATTGGATGACCGCTGTCCGAGCTCTCTTCGCGAAGCAAATAAAATCTGTCTTCCATCGGGATGCCAGCACAACATACGGTCGGCATGAGATTGATAGGTCACGCGCGTCGGCACGCCGCCTGTGACGGGTACAGTATAAACATCTTGATTGCCATTATAGCTTGCAGAATAACCTATAGTCTTTCCATCCGGAGAAAATTTGGGCCAGGATTCTTCTCCGGGAGAATGGGTGATTTGAATCGCAGTACCTCCACTTTTGGCCATGACCCAGATATCTCCGCCATATACAAAAGTGATATGACTGTCAGAAACATCCAGGTATCGCATAAGCCGGGCACTGATCTGGCCGTAGCTTGGAGTACATATGATTGCTAAGGCCCAAATGAAGAATACTTTTTTTTTCATGCTAATAGTAATTTGAAGAATAAATATAAGAATGCTAGATTTGAAAAATAACAGAATTCATCAGTTAAGCAGGTTTATTTTATTACCCGGTCACTTGCAAACCCGATTTCAAAGAATGTAAAATTCATTTTCACAAACAATGCTTTCACCAGATATTCGAGAGTAGCATTGAGCCATAAAGCTTCGCTTGAGTCTGTAGTTTGCGACAATAATGAATTAACGCTCCTGCAGAATTTAGTTCATATTGCAGGCGATTTATGCCAGACTCCGATCGCTTTCAGCTTAAAGGTTATGGACTCATCCTGTTGGGATCCATATTGTTTTCCACAAAAGCCGTTATGGTCAAGATGGCTTTTAGGGATACGCCTATCGATGCTATTTCACTATTGGCACTCAGGATGTTATTCGCTTTTCCTTTTTTCTGGTGACGGGCTTTTTTTCATTTCGAAAATACAAATCTCAGTTGCCTGAGAAAAAACTATGGGCGGCCATGATTGTCATGGGTTTATTAGGCTATTATATTAGTAGCCTGCTTGATTTTCTTGGATTGCAATACATTACGGCTGGTCTTGAGCGGGTGATCTTGTTTTTGTATCCTTCGTTTACTATTTTGATCAATGCAGTATTTTTTAAAGAGTCCATTTCCAAAAAACAGATCATCGCCCTTGCTTTGTGTTATACTGGGCTGATCGTTACTTATTTTCATGAAATCAATGCAGGGGTCGTGATGAAAAATATCACCCTGGGAAGTACCTTAATATTTTTATGTGCAATCACATTTGCAGGATACATAGCAGGTTCAGGCAGATTGCTTAAAAAAGTGCCCGTCATGATGTATACTTCTGTGGCCTTGATTGCTTCTTCGGTAGGTGTATTTATTCATTATGCTTTTACCGGAAAGTTTGGATTTCAGGACTTACATGGTGAAATGATAGTATATGGATTGATGTTAGGGATCATGGCAACAGTGATTCCAAATTTTTTAGTGTCCGCTGGTATTAAAAGCATTGGTGCCAATAATGCAGCCATTGTATCAGCAGTAGGACCAGTGAGTACTATTATACTTGCATATTTTTTTCTTGATGAAAAAATGAGTGTTGT encodes:
- a CDS encoding PD40 domain-containing protein codes for the protein MKKKVFFIWALAIICTPSYGQISARLMRYLDVSDSHITFVYGGDIWVMAKSGGTAIQITHSPGEESWPKFSPDGKTIGYSASYNGNQDVYTVPVTGGVPTRVTYQSHADRMLCWHPDGRQILFASRRELGQRSSNQFFLVSKSGGLPIKLAIPYGELASFSPDGNNLAYITKISENYPFKRYRGGLASDIFIFNLKTNTAENITNSDAIDGKPSWSGERIYFLSDRDDNMRLNVWSYDTRTKKSEQLTKFKDFDIMYMSAGSKDLVFEAGGALYLLDLKSQKYKEVPVNIVSDLSLELPQAKDVSRSITNMTASPEGKRIVFEARGELFNVPVTEGYTLNLTSSSGSFDRNPSWSPNGKQIAYWSDQSGEFEIYLQSPDKAWPLRKLTNRNIGFGYNLNWSPDSKRIAFIDEKNNISIVDSAGTIVLVDHTVLNIPHSAKFNYTLAWSPDSKWLAYTKAMENNHFAIMAYEVDTKTKHQVTSGFYNDDTPEFSVDGKYLFYTTNREMAAVYSDLNDGTWVYPNSTMVAALSLRKDVPSLLAPKNDLFDEKKPPKDTNKLEVKIDFDHIESRIAILPIIAGNIGGLAAFEGKLVYFRTPNSGSGDNSNSLNVYDLIKKEDKLVMADINQVSLTADRKAILVNSKGAYGIIKPDPAQKIEKPIPTKGLSMNWIAKEEWKQIFNDTWRLHRDFFYDPAMQQVDWNEMKKRYGPMINDARTRWDVLNIQSQLVSELSAGHTYSSGGDLEDVTPRVTGFLGIDWELNNNMYRIKRIVYPAAWDTDARSPFDRPGVDVQSGDYILSVNGQTIQPMLDPYAAFEGLSGQTVSLMISRTGKSEDAKQVVVKCLAQNEESNLRYLEWLEQNRKMVDKLSNGQLGYVYMSNTSAQGQMELVKMYYGQLDKKGFIIDERFNGGGQLADRFLEILTKPVVYNLHWRHGRDLTQPLETNPGPKGMLINGWAGSGGDGLPWAFKVLKAGPIVGERTLGILVGPATGHRLIDGGSITVPDARLYDNAGHWFWEGEGVSPDIKVTDDPNLLVKGRDPQIERVVEEVMKLVQTKPFKMTPAPKPDDRTAKGLKKN
- a CDS encoding DMT family transporter, producing MTGFFSFRKYKSQLPEKKLWAAMIVMGLLGYYISSLLDFLGLQYITAGLERVILFLYPSFTILINAVFFKESISKKQIIALALCYTGLIVTYFHEINAGVVMKNITLGSTLIFLCAITFAGYIAGSGRLLKKVPVMMYTSVALIASSVGVFIHYAFTGKFGFQDLHGEMIVYGLMLGIMATVIPNFLVSAGIKSIGANNAAIVSAVGPVSTIILAYFFLDEKMSVVQILGTALVIGGVILVSKKKKSQ